The following are encoded together in the Arvicanthis niloticus isolate mArvNil1 chromosome 11, mArvNil1.pat.X, whole genome shotgun sequence genome:
- the Abcg8 gene encoding ATP-binding cassette sub-family G member 8 — protein sequence MAETNEEAQLWSGTVLQDASGLQDSLFSSESDNSLYFTYSGQSNTLEVRDLTYQVDLTSQVPWFEQLAQFKIPWRSHNNQDSCDLGIRNLNFKVRSGQMLAVIGSSGCGRASLLDVITGRDHGGKMKSGQIWINGQLSTPQLIRKCVAHVRQQDQLLPNLTVRETLTFIAQMRLPRTFSQAQRDKRVEDVIAELRLRQCANTRVGNTYVRGVSGGERRRVSIGVQLLWNPGILILDEPTSGLDSFTAHNLVRTLSRLAKGNRLVLISLHQPRSDIFRLFDLVLLMTSGTPIYLGAAQHMVQYFTSIGHPCPRYSNPADFYVDLTSIDRRSKEQEVATMEKARSLAALFLEKVQGFDDFLWKAEAKACSTGTYTVSQTQTLTQDTDCGTAAELPGMMQQFSTLIRRQISNDFRDLPTLLIHGAEACLMSLIIGFLYYGHDAKQLSFMDMSALLFMIGALIPFNVILDVVSKCHSERSMLYYELEDGLYTAGPYFFAKVLGELPEHCAYVIIYAMPIYWLTNLRPVPELFLLHFMLVWLVVFCCRTMALAASAMLPTFHMTSFFCNALYNSYYLTAGFMINLDNLWIVPAWISKLSFLRWCFSGLMQIQFNGYLYTTQIGNFTFSILGDTMVSAMDLNSHPLYAIYLIVIGISYGFLFLYYLSLKFIKQKSIQDW from the exons GGCCTACAGGACAGCTTGTTCTCCTCTGAAAGTGACAACAGCCTGTACTTCACCTACAGTGGCCAGTCCAACACTCTGGAGGTCAGAGATCTCACCTACCAG GTGGACCTTACCTCTCAGGTGCCCTGGTTTGAGCAACTGGCTCAGTTCAAGATACCTTGGAGGTCTCACAACAACCAAGACTCCTGTGATCTGGGCATCCGAAATCTGAACTTCAAAGTGAGGAGTGGACAGATGCTGGCCGTCATAGGAAGCTCAG GCTGCGGGAGAGCCTCGCTGCTCGACGTGATCACAGGCAGAGACCATGGTGGCAAGATGAAATCAGGACAAATCTGGATAAACGGGCAACTCAGCACGCCTCAGCTGATAAGGAAGTGTGTGGCACATGTGCGTCAGCAGGACCAACTGCTCCCCAACCTGACCGTCAGAGAGACTCTGACTTTCATTGCCCAGATGCGCCTGCCCAGGACCTTCTCTCAGGCCCAGCGAGACAAAAGG GTGGAAGACGTGATTGCGGAGCTGCGGCTGCGGCAGTGTGCCAACACCCGCGTGGGCAACACATACGTACGTGGGGTGTCCGGGGGTGAACGCCGACGAGTGAGCATTGGGGTGCAGCTCCTGTGGAACCCAG GAATCCTGATCCTGGATGAACCCACCTCCGGCCTCGACAGCTTCACAGCACACAATCTGGTGAGAACCTTGTCCCGCCTGGCCAAAGGCAACCGGCTAGTGCTCATCTCCCTCCACCAGCCTCGATCTGACATCTTCAGGCTCTTTGACCTGGTCCTTCTGATGACATCTGGCACCCCTATCTACCTGGGGGCGGCGCAGCACATGGTGCAGTACTTCACATCAATTGGCCACCCTTGTCCTCGCTATAGCAACCCTGCCGATTTCTACG TGGACTTGACTAGCATCGACAGGCGCAGCAAAGAACAAGAGGTGGCCACCATGGAGAAGGCTCGGTCACTTGCAGCTTTGTTCCTAGAAAAAGTGCAAGGTTTTGATGACTTTCTGTGGAAAGCTGAGGCAAAGGCGTGCAGCACAGGCACCTATACAGTCAG CCAGACCCAGACCCTCACACAGGACACCGATTGTGGAACTGCAGCTGAGCTGCCCGGAATGATGCAGCAGTTTTCCACCCTGATCCG tcGTCAGATTTCCAATGATTTCCGGGACCTGCCCACCCTTCTCATCCATGGGGCAGAAGCTTGCCTGATGTCCCTCATCATTGGGTTTCTTTACTACGGACATGATGCCAAGCAGCTCTCCTTCATGGACATGTCAGCCCTCCTGTTCATGATAGGAGCGCTCATTCCTTTCAATGTCATTCTGGATGTCGTCTCTAAAT GTCACTCGGAGAGATCGATGCTGTACTATGAACTGGAAGACGGGTTGTACACTGCTGGTCCATATTTCTTTGCCAAG GTCCTGGGAGAACTGCCGGAACACTGCGCCTACGTCATCATCTATGCAATGCCCATCTACTGGCTGACCAACCTGCGGCCAGTGCCTGAGCTCTTCCTTCTGCACTTCATGCTTGTGTGGTTGGTGGTCTTCTGCTGCAGGACCATGGCCCTGGCTGCCTCCGCCATGCTGCCCACTTTCCACATGACCTCCTTCTTCTGCAACGCCCTCTACAACTCTTACTACCTCACCGCTGGCTTCATGATAAACTTGGACAACCTGTGGATAG TGCCTGCATGGATCTCCAAGCTCTCGTTCCTCCGGTGGTGCTTCTCAGGGTTGATGCAGATTCAATTTAATGGATACCTTTACACCACACAGATCGGCAACTTCACCTTCTCCATCCTCGGAGACACG ATGGTCAGTGCCATGGACCTGAACTCACATCCACTGTATGCGATCTACCTCATCGTCATCGGCATCAGCTACGGCTTCCTGTTCCTGTACTACCTGTCCTTGAAGTTCATCAAACAGAAGTCAATTCAAGACTGGTGA